One Polyangiaceae bacterium genomic window carries:
- a CDS encoding helix-turn-helix domain-containing protein, producing MNKPRTNKPLKSKVPRARAKRRAPEPVTVVVESRQDEVLRKLGARMRDLRLERKMSLARLQQQGGLTPSQMSSVERGRVQVTLGTVSAVANALGMPTFMVLLLPDEDPMSAVLEEIRQAYGGDWRRAAFVIAGALGLDLSQMPG from the coding sequence ATGAACAAGCCACGTACGAACAAGCCATTGAAGTCGAAGGTTCCCAGAGCGCGGGCAAAGCGGCGGGCGCCTGAGCCGGTGACCGTGGTCGTGGAGAGTCGCCAGGACGAGGTTTTGCGCAAGCTTGGGGCGCGCATGCGTGATTTGCGGCTCGAGCGGAAGATGTCGCTTGCGCGGCTGCAGCAGCAGGGGGGGCTCACGCCGAGTCAGATGTCGAGCGTGGAGCGGGGCCGTGTGCAGGTGACGCTGGGTACGGTGTCTGCGGTGGCCAATGCGCTTGGGATGCCGACGTTCATGGTGCTCTTGTTGCCGGACGAAGATCCGATGTCCGCGGTGCTCGAGGAGATTCGTCAGGCCTATGGTGGAGACTGGCGTCGGGCGGCGTTCGTGATTGCCGGCGCGCTTGGTCTCGATTTGTCGCAGATGCCAGGCTGA
- a CDS encoding sigma-70 family RNA polymerase sigma factor, with product MSTECVAPPALLFEVLALRPEIERILAEEPGLRSAPCMHDKVQLVLLKIWRHLDTYEPHTDGMRPWVSRIAQNVKLDAARAKTRRLAAFGYERVDPDDVHHAVACPERRARAHVLLRKVIPVIQTMPEALRLVLVLVAFGRLDHEQVAAKLDISVPAVKMRLSRARDHLREKLGSLDDHLAVLAPVPAIAPQATPSIPRRALTLGNHFVHLWPPFLAGALALSQFETPNVSISSLSVAMTSNDRPPAITAPNVVDVDQRDVHRIQPAKQPVAMRQPRAQPKAKPNVVSAPAVGPCQDRRRRFASGLAAVASPAMPPV from the coding sequence ATGTCTACCGAATGTGTCGCCCCCCCTGCACTCCTGTTCGAGGTGCTCGCCCTTCGCCCCGAAATCGAACGCATCCTGGCCGAAGAACCTGGTCTTCGCAGCGCGCCCTGCATGCACGACAAAGTGCAGCTCGTGCTGCTCAAGATTTGGCGGCACCTGGACACGTACGAGCCCCATACGGACGGAATGCGCCCCTGGGTTTCACGCATTGCACAAAATGTGAAGCTCGATGCTGCCCGTGCAAAAACGAGACGACTCGCAGCTTTTGGATACGAACGGGTCGACCCGGACGACGTGCACCATGCAGTCGCATGCCCTGAACGCCGCGCGCGCGCTCATGTGTTGCTGCGCAAGGTCATCCCCGTAATCCAGACGATGCCTGAAGCATTACGCCTGGTTTTGGTGCTCGTGGCCTTCGGACGCCTGGACCATGAGCAGGTGGCTGCGAAGCTCGACATCAGCGTGCCCGCCGTCAAAATGCGGCTGTCGCGTGCGCGCGACCATCTACGCGAGAAGCTCGGTTCCTTGGACGACCATTTGGCAGTCCTTGCACCAGTTCCCGCCATTGCGCCACAAGCCACGCCAAGCATCCCCCGCCGGGCGCTTACGCTGGGCAATCACTTCGTGCACTTGTGGCCGCCGTTTCTCGCGGGTGCGCTGGCATTGTCGCAATTCGAGACGCCGAATGTGTCCATATCGTCGCTCTCCGTCGCAATGACTTCGAACGATCGACCGCCAGCCATAACGGCGCCCAATGTCGTCGATGTCGACCAACGGGACGTGCACCGCATACAACCTGCAAAACAGCCAGTTGCAATGCGGCAACCACGCGCGCAACCGAAAGCAAAGCCGAACGTAGTCTCGGCGCCAGCTGTAGGACCATGCCAGGATCGTCGACGTCGATTTGCATCTGGCTTGGCCGCGGTCGCGTCCCCTGCCATGCCGCCGGTGTGA
- a CDS encoding 2-oxoglutarate dehydrogenase E1 component: MQSKPLDFGVNAGFVEELYAQYQENPEKVDASWRSFFEAQRGVVAPGQPVYQKNGAARPVQTLAYEPERKAPIVSAAPPSPDLMTKVATRARVVQLINAYRVRGHLFADVDPLGVAPSAPPELELANFELSEADLDRQFPTVDLAGTPPTLTLREIIERLEETYCRSIGVEFTHVEDPTQRVWLREKMESTKNRLELDRERQLRILTKLSDAEIFEQFIHRSYEAGTKRFSLEGGEALIPLLDLLIERAGDDGVEEIVLGMAHRGRLNVLANILGKSPREIFAHFEDADPGRYLGGGDVKYHLGYSSDRVTESGRKIHLTLTFNPSHLEFVNPVVEGRVRAKQDRIGAKTAERAVMPLLIHGDAAFIGQGIVAETLNMTGLEGYRTGGTIHVIVNNQVGFTTNPSESRSTRYSSDITRMLKVPVFHVNGEDPEAVAQVALLASEWRQKFGMDVVIDMYCYRRYGHNEGDEPRYTQPRMYAIIDKKPTVRQMYIKRLVAMGQMSEAQADEILTRRRELLASALDEVKQKGFAPVTYTMGGVWTSYRGGRDADTSEVSTGVPQDKLIELSRKMLELPGNFKVHPKVLPILKARHDRLVKGEPFDWGTGEMLAYASLVSEKVPVRISGQDVRRGTFSHRHAVIFDIETGEPFTPLSRVVEPPARIDVFNSPLSEAGVLGFEFGYALDYPDALVIWEAQFGDFLNGAQVIVDQFITSSEDKWHRLSGLVLFLPHGYEGQGPEHSSARMERFLQNSAEDNIQVCNLTTPAQLFHCLRRQIHRPWRKPLVIATPKSLLRVATTAKGPRPVSTIDDLVNGRFQRVIGDPAVDPAHVKKILLCSGKVYYDLAVAREQRGITDVAIVRLEQLFPYNHELTDALAPYADGTKLVWVQEEPVNYGAWYYINCTLPQAIGGRLPLSVVGRSPSASPATGSKASHTFEQKKLIDEAFA; this comes from the coding sequence ATGCAATCCAAGCCGCTTGATTTCGGTGTCAACGCAGGGTTCGTCGAAGAACTCTACGCGCAGTACCAAGAAAACCCCGAGAAGGTCGACGCGAGTTGGCGGTCGTTCTTCGAGGCGCAGCGTGGTGTCGTCGCGCCAGGGCAGCCCGTTTATCAAAAGAATGGTGCAGCTCGGCCGGTGCAAACGCTGGCGTACGAGCCCGAGCGCAAGGCGCCCATCGTGTCCGCGGCGCCGCCGAGCCCGGATCTGATGACCAAGGTTGCGACACGCGCTCGCGTCGTCCAACTCATCAACGCCTATCGAGTGCGTGGCCATCTGTTTGCCGACGTCGATCCGCTCGGCGTTGCTCCGTCGGCGCCACCGGAGCTCGAGCTTGCGAATTTCGAGCTCAGCGAAGCGGACTTGGACAGACAGTTTCCGACGGTCGATCTCGCTGGCACTCCGCCGACGTTGACCTTGCGCGAGATCATCGAGCGACTCGAAGAGACCTACTGCCGTTCGATCGGTGTCGAGTTCACGCACGTCGAAGATCCGACGCAACGCGTTTGGCTTCGCGAGAAAATGGAGTCGACGAAGAATCGACTCGAGCTCGATCGCGAGCGGCAACTGCGGATCCTGACGAAGCTTTCGGACGCCGAGATCTTCGAGCAGTTCATTCACCGGAGCTACGAAGCGGGAACGAAACGTTTTTCGCTCGAAGGTGGTGAAGCGTTGATCCCGCTGCTCGATTTGTTGATCGAGCGAGCTGGTGACGATGGGGTCGAAGAGATCGTGCTCGGCATGGCGCATCGCGGCCGCCTCAACGTGCTCGCGAACATTCTCGGCAAGAGCCCGCGCGAGATCTTTGCGCACTTCGAGGACGCCGATCCGGGGCGTTACTTGGGTGGTGGCGACGTCAAGTATCACCTTGGATATTCGTCCGATCGCGTCACCGAATCGGGTCGCAAGATTCATTTGACGCTGACGTTCAACCCGAGTCATCTCGAGTTTGTCAATCCGGTGGTCGAAGGGCGCGTACGGGCCAAGCAAGATCGGATTGGTGCGAAGACGGCGGAGCGCGCGGTGATGCCGCTGCTCATTCATGGCGATGCTGCCTTCATTGGGCAGGGCATCGTTGCCGAAACGCTGAACATGACGGGTCTCGAGGGGTACCGGACGGGCGGTACGATTCACGTGATCGTCAACAATCAGGTGGGATTCACGACGAACCCGAGCGAATCGCGATCGACGCGGTATTCGTCGGACATCACGCGGATGCTCAAGGTGCCGGTTTTCCACGTCAATGGCGAGGATCCCGAGGCCGTCGCGCAGGTCGCGCTCTTGGCGAGCGAATGGCGGCAAAAGTTTGGCATGGACGTCGTCATCGACATGTATTGTTATCGCCGTTATGGCCATAACGAGGGTGACGAGCCGCGATACACGCAGCCGCGCATGTATGCGATCATCGACAAGAAACCCACCGTTCGCCAAATGTACATCAAGCGTTTGGTCGCAATGGGGCAGATGAGCGAAGCGCAGGCAGACGAGATTCTCACGCGGCGTCGCGAGCTTCTCGCCAGCGCGCTCGATGAAGTGAAGCAAAAGGGATTTGCGCCGGTCACGTACACGATGGGTGGCGTGTGGACGTCGTACCGTGGCGGACGAGATGCGGACACGTCCGAGGTATCGACGGGTGTACCGCAGGACAAACTCATTGAGTTGTCTCGCAAAATGCTCGAGCTGCCTGGGAATTTCAAGGTTCATCCCAAGGTATTGCCCATTCTGAAGGCGCGGCACGATCGTCTCGTCAAGGGCGAGCCTTTCGATTGGGGTACGGGCGAAATGCTCGCCTACGCATCGCTCGTGTCGGAAAAGGTGCCGGTGCGCATTTCGGGACAAGACGTTCGTCGCGGAACGTTCAGCCATCGTCATGCGGTGATTTTCGACATCGAAACGGGCGAGCCGTTTACACCATTGTCGCGGGTCGTCGAGCCGCCGGCGAGGATCGACGTATTCAACAGTCCGCTCAGTGAAGCGGGCGTGCTCGGCTTCGAATTCGGCTACGCGCTCGATTACCCCGATGCGCTCGTGATTTGGGAGGCGCAATTCGGCGACTTCTTGAATGGTGCGCAAGTCATCGTCGATCAATTCATTACGTCGAGCGAGGACAAGTGGCATCGTCTTTCGGGCCTCGTGCTGTTCTTGCCGCACGGTTACGAAGGGCAGGGGCCGGAGCATTCGAGTGCTCGGATGGAGCGCTTTCTGCAAAACAGCGCCGAGGACAACATTCAAGTTTGTAACCTCACGACGCCCGCGCAGCTCTTCCATTGTTTGCGCCGGCAAATTCATCGGCCGTGGCGCAAGCCGCTCGTCATTGCCACGCCGAAGAGCCTCTTGCGTGTCGCAACGACGGCAAAAGGGCCGCGACCGGTGTCCACGATCGACGATCTCGTCAATGGCCGATTCCAGCGCGTGATTGGGGATCCCGCGGTGGATCCGGCGCACGTGAAGAAAATCCTCTTGTGCTCGGGCAAGGTGTATTACGACCTTGCGGTGGCCCGGGAGCAACGCGGCATCACGGATGTGGCGATCGTGCGTCTCGAGCAGCTTTTCCCGTACAATCACGAGCTCACCGATGCGCTTGCGCCTTATGCCGACGGCACGAAGCTTGTGTGGGTGCAAGAAGAACCCGTCAATTACGGCGCGTGGTATTACATCAATTGCACGTTGCCGCAGGCGATTGGAGGCCGTCTTCCGCTTTCCGTCGTGGGGCGCAGCCCGAGCGCGAGTCCCGCGACGGGGTCGAAGGCGAGCCACACGTTCGAGCAGAAGAAGCTCATCGACGAAGCGTTTGCTTGA
- a CDS encoding Ppx/GppA family phosphatase gives MARLAAIDIGSNAIRLRVVDVDAPLITEEGPRFYPFRDVLADRAAVRLGHDVFTKGRLEVGVIGAACDALRRFRAAMDAAKVERYRAVATSAAREASNGELLLERAERESRVHVELIEGVEEARLVQLAVVERMPLGNRRTLLVDIGGGSTELTLLDGRRPIFARSLPVGTVRLLEAFLDGRGPIDAAHRRLLEEYVDRVCGDAFREIDDATDGSGVDLVMGTGGNLETLADLCPMPVAFPEGRAIEVRAMRRLIDELAARNVDERVLTYNLRPDRADTIVPAATVLCRVAEVFGRASIAAPGVGLKEGVLVDLAREHFVPRDFGGEATSVTEACLRLGRRYHFDEQHGTLVARFAARLFDDLAPRHRMSPRDRILLYAAALLHDVGDFVRYEGHHKHSYYLIVHADLMGLSPMEREIVANVARYHRKSPPQLDHENFRALSREDRAKVKAMASILRIADALDREHRAKVTSVAGRIEGDSLVLELSGTEDRSLEEWTVAAKCGMLKDALGLDVRIADGATSRTPGTSPPPRRPTEPPGRS, from the coding sequence ATGGCTCGCCTTGCGGCGATCGATATCGGCTCGAACGCGATACGACTACGCGTGGTCGACGTGGATGCTCCCCTCATCACCGAGGAGGGTCCACGTTTTTACCCGTTCCGTGACGTGCTCGCCGACCGCGCTGCGGTGCGGCTTGGGCACGACGTCTTCACCAAAGGACGACTCGAAGTCGGCGTCATCGGCGCCGCGTGCGACGCGCTCCGTAGGTTTCGCGCGGCCATGGATGCCGCCAAAGTCGAACGTTATCGAGCCGTTGCGACGAGTGCCGCACGCGAGGCAAGCAACGGCGAGCTTCTGCTCGAGCGAGCCGAACGCGAAAGCCGCGTGCACGTGGAGCTCATCGAAGGCGTCGAAGAAGCGCGCCTCGTTCAACTCGCCGTCGTCGAACGAATGCCTCTCGGCAACCGGCGTACGCTGCTCGTCGACATCGGCGGCGGCTCGACCGAACTGACGCTGCTCGATGGCCGGCGTCCCATCTTCGCGCGGTCGCTTCCCGTGGGCACGGTGCGCTTGCTCGAAGCGTTCCTCGATGGACGCGGTCCCATCGATGCGGCGCACAGGCGGCTGCTCGAAGAGTACGTCGATCGCGTATGCGGCGATGCTTTCCGCGAGATCGACGACGCCACCGATGGCAGCGGCGTCGACCTCGTGATGGGCACCGGAGGCAACCTTGAAACGCTCGCGGACCTGTGCCCGATGCCCGTTGCTTTCCCCGAAGGCCGAGCGATCGAAGTGCGCGCCATGAGGCGGCTCATCGACGAGCTTGCAGCACGCAACGTCGACGAGCGCGTCCTCACGTACAACCTGCGCCCCGATCGAGCCGACACGATCGTACCGGCTGCAACGGTTTTGTGCCGCGTCGCGGAAGTGTTTGGCCGCGCATCGATCGCAGCGCCCGGCGTAGGTCTGAAAGAAGGCGTGCTGGTCGACCTGGCGCGCGAGCACTTCGTGCCGCGTGACTTCGGAGGCGAAGCGACATCGGTGACCGAAGCATGTCTGCGCCTCGGCCGGCGCTACCACTTCGACGAGCAACACGGAACGCTCGTCGCACGATTCGCAGCGCGTCTCTTCGATGACTTGGCACCACGTCACCGCATGAGTCCTCGCGATCGGATCCTGCTCTACGCCGCGGCGCTCTTGCACGACGTGGGAGACTTCGTGCGGTACGAGGGGCACCACAAGCACAGCTACTACTTGATCGTGCACGCCGACTTGATGGGACTATCGCCGATGGAGCGGGAAATCGTGGCGAACGTGGCGCGCTACCACCGCAAGAGCCCCCCACAACTCGATCACGAAAACTTCCGCGCGCTGTCGCGCGAAGACCGCGCCAAGGTGAAAGCGATGGCGTCGATTTTGCGGATTGCCGACGCGCTCGATCGCGAGCATCGCGCCAAGGTGACGAGCGTCGCGGGACGCATCGAGGGCGATTCGTTGGTGCTCGAACTATCAGGGACGGAAGACCGGTCGCTCGAGGAATGGACCGTTGCGGCGAAGTGCGGGATGCTCAAGGACGCCCTCGGTCTCGACGTGCGGATCGCGGACGGAGCGACGTCACGCACGCCAGGGACGTCCCCGCCGCCAAGGCGACCGACGGAGCCGCCGGGTCGCTCGTAA
- a CDS encoding alpha/beta hydrolase — MSTSISSTIIRTARVSTHVLTSGPRDAVTVVFIHGNCSSARFFEQTMASLPAGFRAIAPDLRGFGRTERAPIDATRGLRDFSDDLAELLRRPELDVVGPVHVVGWSVGGGVAMQLAIDHPTLVGHIVLEASMSPFGFGGTRADGTPCFADFAGSGGGTANPDFVKRLAAHDASSEADTSPRKVMNTFYFKPPFRVDEKREDMFVSEMLAMAVDDDHYPGDVKPSSNWPGIAPGTRGMNNSLSPAYCNLSGFANIEPKHDVLWIRGDSDQIVSDTSLFDFAFLGKLGAIPGWPGDDVCPAQPMISQLRGVLDAYKARGGRYRELVMKDVGHSPHIEAPEAFVDELVRFVRDR; from the coding sequence ATGAGCACATCCATCTCATCCACCATCATTCGCACTGCACGCGTATCCACGCATGTTCTCACGAGTGGTCCGCGTGATGCCGTCACCGTTGTCTTCATCCATGGCAACTGTTCATCGGCGCGTTTCTTCGAGCAGACCATGGCGAGTTTGCCTGCTGGTTTTCGCGCCATTGCGCCCGACTTGCGCGGCTTTGGTCGCACCGAGCGAGCGCCCATCGATGCCACGCGCGGGCTGCGCGACTTCTCCGACGACCTCGCCGAATTGCTTCGTCGCCCGGAGCTCGACGTCGTCGGCCCAGTGCACGTCGTAGGCTGGTCCGTTGGCGGTGGCGTAGCGATGCAACTCGCCATCGATCACCCGACGCTCGTGGGCCACATCGTTCTCGAAGCGTCGATGTCGCCGTTCGGCTTCGGTGGGACGCGAGCCGACGGCACGCCGTGCTTTGCCGACTTTGCCGGATCGGGTGGCGGCACGGCCAATCCGGACTTCGTCAAGCGCCTTGCGGCTCACGATGCGAGCAGCGAGGCCGACACGTCACCGCGCAAGGTGATGAATACGTTCTATTTCAAGCCGCCATTTCGGGTGGATGAAAAGCGCGAGGACATGTTCGTTTCCGAGATGCTCGCGATGGCCGTCGACGACGATCATTACCCTGGCGACGTGAAGCCGTCGTCGAATTGGCCTGGAATCGCACCGGGGACGCGCGGCATGAACAACTCGCTTTCGCCGGCCTACTGCAACTTGTCCGGGTTTGCGAATATCGAGCCGAAGCACGACGTGCTTTGGATTCGGGGTGATTCGGACCAGATCGTCAGCGACACGTCGCTCTTCGACTTTGCATTTCTCGGCAAGCTCGGGGCGATACCTGGCTGGCCGGGGGACGATGTTTGTCCGGCGCAACCGATGATTTCGCAGTTGCGTGGGGTGCTCGATGCATACAAGGCGCGAGGTGGTCGTTATCGCGAGCTCGTGATGAAGGACGTGGGGCATTCGCCGCACATCGAAGCGCCCGAAGCGTTCGTGGACGAACTCGTGCGGTTTGTCCGAGACCGCTGA
- a CDS encoding glucose-6-phosphate isomerase — protein MIQPIEQFSTHLHHDERLGIWLDTSLVGFAPGFVDSLEPRLVGAYDAMAKLEAGAIANADENRMVGHYWLRAPELAPSADITNAIRTTEKRILDFAADVHAGRVKPASSSRFRHLLVIGIGGSALGPELVAAALGSTKDAMKPWFFDNTDPDGFDRTIDALGDDLATTMTVVISKSGGTKETRNGMLEAKAAYERRGLDFSKHAVAVTGEGSELDRYAKERGFLARFPMWDWVGGRTSELSAVGLLPAALQGIDVEAMLRGARWMDEATRSGSTKTNLAGQLAAAWYSATSGSGKKDMVLLPYKDRLELFSRYAQQLVMESLGKRLDRQGKEVWQGISVYGNKGSTDQHAYVQQLRDGIDNFFVTFIEVLEDRAPGRSRIEVEPRTTSGDYLAGFFQGTRRALAERGRASITITLETLDAQSLGALIALYERTVGIYAELIDINAYHQPGVEAGKKAAAEVIDLMHRVVDVLEARSGAALSLAEVCEGAKTNDAEAVFLILRRLSAGPNAEIERVRPNDVTSPLDWKWMVKR, from the coding sequence ATGATCCAGCCCATCGAGCAATTCAGCACACACCTTCATCACGACGAGCGGCTGGGAATATGGCTCGACACGAGCCTCGTCGGCTTCGCCCCCGGCTTCGTCGATTCGCTCGAGCCGCGCCTCGTCGGCGCCTACGATGCCATGGCAAAGCTCGAAGCTGGCGCGATCGCAAACGCCGATGAAAACCGCATGGTTGGGCACTACTGGCTACGCGCTCCGGAGCTTGCGCCAAGTGCCGACATCACGAATGCCATTCGCACGACCGAAAAGCGCATCCTCGACTTCGCCGCCGACGTGCACGCGGGGCGCGTAAAACCCGCATCATCGAGCCGTTTTCGACACCTGCTCGTGATTGGCATCGGAGGATCGGCGCTGGGTCCCGAGCTTGTCGCAGCGGCGCTCGGGTCGACCAAGGACGCCATGAAACCATGGTTCTTCGACAACACCGATCCCGACGGCTTCGATCGAACGATCGATGCGCTCGGCGACGATCTCGCAACGACGATGACCGTCGTGATCTCCAAATCGGGCGGAACGAAGGAAACGCGCAACGGCATGCTCGAAGCAAAAGCGGCGTACGAACGTCGCGGACTCGACTTCAGCAAACATGCGGTGGCCGTGACGGGCGAGGGCAGCGAGCTCGATCGATATGCAAAGGAACGCGGATTTCTCGCGCGATTTCCGATGTGGGATTGGGTTGGTGGGAGGACGAGCGAACTGTCGGCGGTCGGTCTATTGCCAGCGGCTCTTCAAGGGATCGATGTCGAAGCGATGCTTCGGGGCGCTCGATGGATGGACGAAGCGACGCGATCGGGTTCTACGAAGACAAACCTTGCGGGACAGTTGGCGGCCGCGTGGTATTCGGCAACGAGCGGTTCGGGCAAGAAAGACATGGTGCTTTTGCCCTACAAGGACCGGCTCGAACTGTTCAGCCGTTATGCGCAGCAGCTCGTGATGGAGTCCCTGGGCAAACGGTTGGATCGCCAAGGAAAAGAGGTGTGGCAAGGCATCAGCGTGTACGGGAACAAAGGTTCGACGGATCAACACGCGTACGTGCAGCAGCTTCGGGATGGGATCGACAACTTCTTCGTGACGTTCATCGAGGTGCTCGAGGATCGAGCGCCCGGGCGAAGCCGTATCGAAGTGGAGCCGCGCACGACATCGGGCGATTACTTGGCTGGGTTTTTCCAAGGTACGAGGCGAGCGCTTGCCGAACGTGGGCGCGCATCGATCACGATCACGCTCGAAACGCTGGATGCGCAATCGCTCGGAGCGCTCATCGCGCTTTATGAGCGGACCGTGGGAATCTACGCGGAGCTCATCGACATCAACGCGTATCATCAGCCCGGCGTCGAAGCGGGAAAGAAGGCCGCTGCCGAAGTGATCGATCTGATGCATCGGGTGGTGGATGTTCTCGAAGCGCGATCGGGCGCGGCATTGTCGCTCGCGGAGGTGTGTGAAGGCGCGAAGACGAACGACGCCGAGGCGGTGTTTTTGATTCTGCGGCGGCTTTCCGCAGGTCCGAACGCCGAGATCGAACGCGTGCGACCGAATGACGTCACATCACCGCTCGACTGGAAGTGGATGGTAAAACGTTGA
- a CDS encoding helix-turn-helix transcriptional regulator, translated as MPSRRDPDPFAAQVGERIRQLRKERQLSLPALAQASGISRGHLSDIERGMAVMTLRTLLHLADALEVPPYLICMVPKDDPQVVVIDYVIARAGGDMKKAAEELRALILEHGVPNGDAPDDNDA; from the coding sequence ATGCCTAGTCGTCGCGATCCAGATCCGTTCGCCGCTCAGGTTGGCGAGCGTATTCGTCAACTTCGGAAGGAAAGGCAGTTGTCGCTTCCTGCGCTGGCTCAGGCGAGTGGCATATCGCGGGGTCACTTATCGGACATCGAGCGTGGTATGGCCGTCATGACGCTGCGCACGCTTTTGCATTTGGCGGATGCGCTCGAAGTGCCGCCTTATTTGATCTGTATGGTTCCGAAGGATGATCCACAGGTCGTGGTTATCGATTACGTGATCGCGCGTGCGGGCGGCGACATGAAAAAAGCTGCGGAAGAGCTTCGCGCGCTGATTCTCGAGCATGGAGTGCCAAATGGCGACGCGCCGGACGACAACGACGCGTAG
- a CDS encoding helix-turn-helix domain-containing protein, translated as MPRRSIPEPIAAKVGARIRELRLERGMSIAALADAAGLSKGHMSSVERGLVLITVSTVVSTARALGVPPFVLGMFPTDEPFAAVIEHVRSAEGGDTVKAAAKLRKLVFGQTASTADTTKRSGPATKKRRKRVKP; from the coding sequence ATGCCCCGTCGTTCGATTCCGGAACCGATTGCCGCCAAAGTGGGCGCCAGAATTCGTGAGCTCCGCCTCGAGCGCGGTATGTCCATCGCGGCGCTCGCAGATGCGGCCGGTTTGTCCAAGGGGCACATGTCCAGCGTCGAACGGGGCCTCGTTTTGATTACCGTGAGCACCGTCGTCTCGACCGCCCGCGCCCTCGGCGTCCCCCCATTCGTCTTGGGCATGTTCCCCACGGACGAGCCGTTTGCTGCGGTCATTGAACATGTTCGCTCGGCCGAAGGTGGCGATACTGTCAAAGCCGCGGCCAAACTTCGCAAATTGGTTTTTGGTCAGACCGCTTCGACCGCGGACACGACCAAACGCAGCGGCCCCGCGACCAAAAAACGTCGAAAGCGAGTAAAACCGTGA